The Virgibacillus dokdonensis genome includes a window with the following:
- a CDS encoding DUF1146 family protein — protein MFSLGQQALVSLISHILFIYVTWRLMMAINFEPMIKKGRAKEAQILILFLTIVIGSGVSRFFLEVLQWSRDLNHLF, from the coding sequence ATGTTTTCACTAGGGCAACAGGCATTAGTTAGTTTAATCTCACATATTCTCTTTATATATGTAACATGGAGATTGATGATGGCAATTAATTTTGAGCCAATGATTAAAAAAGGAAGAGCCAAAGAGGCGCAAATATTAATTCTGTTTTTAACCATCGTGATTGGATCAGGTGTCAGCCGCTTCTTTCTAGAAGTACTCCAGTGGTCAAGAGATTTAAACCATTTATTTTAA
- a CDS encoding F0F1 ATP synthase subunit epsilon — translation MKTLTVSVVTPDGPVLEDSYEMVSCKAESGELGILPGHIPLVAPLSINAVRLKRENHVDKLAVNGGFMEVRPDKVTILAQSAEKPSDIDIDRAERAKERAERRLQSKQDDIDTLRAELALKRAINRLRVIR, via the coding sequence TTGAAAACACTAACGGTGAGTGTTGTTACTCCCGACGGTCCAGTACTAGAAGATAGCTACGAGATGGTGAGTTGTAAAGCAGAAAGCGGAGAATTGGGTATTTTACCTGGCCACATTCCTTTAGTTGCACCATTGTCCATTAATGCAGTTCGTTTGAAACGTGAAAATCATGTAGATAAACTAGCGGTTAATGGTGGTTTTATGGAAGTGCGTCCAGATAAAGTGACGATTTTAGCGCAGTCTGCAGAAAAACCATCTGACATTGATATCGATCGTGCCGAGCGTGCAAAAGAGCGTGCGGAACGCCGTCTCCAATCAAAACAAGATGATATTGATACGTTAAGAGCAGAACTAGCTCTCAAAAGAGCTATCAATCGCTTAAGGGTAATAAGATAA
- the atpD gene encoding F0F1 ATP synthase subunit beta, whose translation MSKGRITQVMGPVVDVKFADGQLPDINNAIIVKIPDESSNEMKELTLEVALHLGDNSVRTIAMSSTDGLRRGLEVVDQGSPISVPVGDVTLGRVFNVLGDNIDLDEPLDSGVRRDPIHRQSPQFEDLTTETEILETGIKVVDLLAPYVKGGKIGLFGGAGVGKTVLIQELINNIAQEHGGISVFAGVGERTREGNDLYYEMKDSGVISKTAMVFGQMNEPPGARMRVALTGLTMAEYFRDEQGQDVLLFIDNIFRFTQAGTEVSALLGRMPSAVGYQPTLATEMGQLQERITSTKKGSVTSIQAIYVPADDYTDPAPATTFAHLDATTNLDRGLSEQGIYPAVDPLASTSRALDPEVVGQEHYDVAVEVQQTLQRYRELQDIIAILGMDELSDEDKLVVSRARRIQFFLSQNFHVAEQFTGQPGSYVPVEETVKGFKEILAGKYDDLPEDAFRLVGRIEEVVEKAKSME comes from the coding sequence ATGAGCAAAGGACGTATTACACAAGTAATGGGACCTGTCGTTGACGTTAAATTCGCTGATGGACAGCTTCCCGACATTAACAATGCGATTATTGTTAAAATACCTGATGAATCATCTAATGAAATGAAAGAGCTCACCTTGGAGGTTGCGCTTCATTTAGGTGATAACAGTGTCCGTACCATTGCAATGTCATCAACGGATGGCTTAAGACGTGGTTTGGAGGTTGTTGACCAAGGAAGCCCGATTTCGGTTCCTGTTGGCGATGTAACATTAGGTAGAGTATTTAACGTACTCGGAGACAATATTGACTTGGATGAACCGTTGGACTCAGGTGTGCGTCGTGATCCAATTCATCGTCAATCACCACAATTTGAAGATTTAACAACGGAAACAGAAATTTTGGAAACAGGAATAAAAGTAGTCGACTTACTTGCACCTTATGTAAAAGGTGGAAAAATCGGTTTGTTTGGTGGAGCCGGTGTTGGTAAGACAGTACTTATTCAAGAGCTTATTAATAACATAGCACAAGAGCATGGTGGTATTTCTGTGTTTGCTGGTGTTGGTGAACGTACCCGTGAAGGTAATGATCTGTACTATGAAATGAAGGATTCTGGCGTTATTTCTAAAACAGCGATGGTGTTTGGTCAAATGAACGAACCACCTGGTGCGCGTATGCGTGTAGCTCTAACTGGGCTAACGATGGCAGAGTATTTCCGTGATGAGCAAGGGCAGGATGTATTGTTATTTATTGATAACATCTTCCGTTTTACACAGGCAGGAACAGAAGTATCTGCACTACTAGGACGGATGCCTTCTGCGGTTGGTTACCAGCCAACGTTAGCAACAGAAATGGGACAATTACAGGAACGTATTACATCTACGAAAAAAGGTTCTGTTACATCAATCCAAGCTATTTATGTACCTGCTGATGACTATACGGACCCTGCACCAGCAACAACGTTTGCGCACTTAGATGCAACAACAAACCTTGATCGTGGTTTATCAGAACAAGGTATCTATCCTGCGGTGGATCCGTTAGCTTCCACTTCGCGTGCATTAGACCCAGAAGTTGTTGGACAAGAGCATTATGACGTAGCCGTGGAAGTACAGCAAACATTACAACGTTATCGAGAACTACAAGATATTATTGCGATCTTAGGAATGGATGAGTTAAGTGATGAGGATAAACTCGTTGTGTCTCGTGCACGTCGTATTCAGTTCTTCCTTTCACAAAACTTCCACGTCGCAGAGCAATTTACAGGTCAACCAGGTTCCTATGTTCCTGTTGAAGAAACAGTAAAAGGTTTTAAAGAAATATTAGCTGGAAAATACGATGATCTACCAGAAGATGCCTTCCGTTTAGTAGGGCGTATTGAAGAAGTAGTTGAAAAAGCAAAAAGCATGGAATAA
- the atpG gene encoding ATP synthase F1 subunit gamma, translating to MASLREIKGRITSTQKTKKITSAMQMVSASKMAKAEQNTKAFEPYSKKIQEVMAHIANSATETTHPMLEKRAVKRTGYMVITADKGLVGAYNSHILKALYQRIQQNHQSKDEYTIIAIGRMGYEFCKKMDLPITQSIIGIGDQPDFADIKEIASETVQLYVDEEIDELHIIYNHYVSAISQKVTTTQLLPITDLGVQTTDSAFHDEYEYEPNEQQILEVLLPQYAESLIYGALLDGKASEHAASMTAMKSATDNANELIDDLTLTYNRVRQAAITQEITEISGGVAALE from the coding sequence TTGGCATCACTTAGAGAGATTAAAGGTAGAATAACTTCTACGCAAAAAACGAAAAAAATCACCTCTGCCATGCAGATGGTTTCAGCTTCTAAAATGGCAAAAGCAGAGCAAAATACAAAAGCTTTTGAACCTTACAGTAAAAAAATTCAAGAAGTGATGGCACATATTGCAAACTCTGCTACAGAGACTACACATCCTATGTTGGAAAAACGAGCAGTAAAACGAACGGGGTATATGGTCATCACAGCAGATAAAGGACTTGTCGGAGCATACAACAGCCACATTTTAAAAGCTCTGTATCAAAGAATTCAACAGAATCATCAATCCAAAGATGAGTACACCATTATAGCCATCGGTAGAATGGGCTATGAGTTCTGTAAAAAGATGGATCTGCCAATTACACAAAGCATTATTGGTATTGGCGATCAGCCTGACTTTGCAGATATTAAAGAAATTGCTTCGGAAACGGTGCAATTATATGTAGATGAAGAAATTGATGAGCTACACATCATTTATAATCATTATGTAAGTGCCATCTCGCAAAAGGTAACGACAACGCAACTGTTGCCGATTACGGATTTAGGAGTGCAGACTACTGATTCTGCCTTTCATGATGAGTATGAGTATGAGCCAAATGAGCAACAAATTCTCGAAGTGCTTTTACCACAATATGCAGAGAGTCTCATTTATGGAGCATTATTGGATGGAAAAGCAAGTGAACATGCGGCAAGTATGACTGCAATGAAGAGTGCAACAGATAATGCTAATGAGCTTATTGATGATTTAACATTGACCTACAACCGCGTGCGTCAAGCTGCAATTACACAAGAAATAACAGAAATTAGCGGAGGAGTCGCCGCGCTTGAATAG
- the atpA gene encoding F0F1 ATP synthase subunit alpha, producing MSIKAEEISSLIKQQIETFDTDIEVSDVGTVIEIGDGIARAHGLDNAMAGELLEFSNGVMGLAQNLEESNVGIVILGPYSEIKEGDEVRRTGRIMQVPVGDELIGRVVNPLGQPLDGKGAIEATKTRPIESPAPGVMDRKSVDEPLQTGIKAIDALVPIGRGQRELIIGDRQTGKTTVAVDTILNQADQDMICIYVAIGQKDSTVRSTVETFRRYGALDYTIVVSAGASDPAPLLYLAPYAGVAMGEEFMYNGKHVLVVYDDLSKQAVAYRELSLLLRRPPGREAFPGDVFYIHSRLLERAAKLSDAKGGGSLTALPFVETQAGDIAAYIPTNVISITDGQIFLQSDLFFSGVRPAINAGLSVSRVGGSAQIKAMKKVAGTLRLDLASYRELQAFAQFGSDLDKATQAKLNRGERTVEILKQGLHKPMAVEKQVMSIYALTKGFLDDIAVEDILRFEEEMNTWLENNRKELLTSIRETGKLPDESEMNEAIEAFKKTFLPSEG from the coding sequence ATGAGCATCAAAGCTGAAGAGATTAGCAGTCTGATTAAACAGCAAATTGAAACTTTTGATACAGATATTGAAGTTAGCGATGTCGGCACAGTAATCGAAATCGGTGACGGTATTGCTCGTGCTCATGGTCTAGATAACGCGATGGCCGGGGAATTACTTGAATTCTCTAATGGCGTGATGGGCTTGGCGCAGAACTTAGAAGAAAGTAATGTGGGGATTGTTATTTTAGGTCCTTACAGTGAAATAAAAGAAGGCGATGAAGTACGTCGTACAGGACGTATTATGCAAGTACCTGTTGGAGATGAATTAATTGGTCGTGTGGTTAACCCACTAGGACAACCATTGGACGGTAAAGGTGCGATAGAAGCAACGAAAACACGTCCGATTGAATCTCCTGCACCCGGGGTAATGGATCGTAAATCTGTTGACGAACCATTACAAACAGGTATAAAAGCGATTGATGCGCTCGTACCAATTGGTAGAGGGCAACGTGAATTAATTATCGGTGACCGACAAACAGGTAAAACAACGGTTGCGGTGGACACCATCTTGAACCAAGCAGATCAAGACATGATTTGTATTTATGTGGCGATTGGTCAGAAAGACTCTACTGTACGAAGCACCGTGGAAACATTCCGTCGTTATGGTGCTTTAGATTATACGATCGTTGTTTCAGCTGGTGCTTCTGATCCTGCTCCATTATTATACTTAGCTCCTTATGCAGGTGTTGCTATGGGAGAAGAATTTATGTATAACGGTAAGCACGTGCTTGTAGTTTATGATGATTTGTCCAAACAGGCTGTAGCTTATCGTGAGCTTTCATTACTTTTACGTCGCCCGCCTGGACGTGAAGCATTTCCTGGTGACGTATTCTACATTCACTCTCGTTTATTAGAGCGTGCGGCTAAGTTAAGTGATGCAAAAGGTGGCGGTTCTTTAACGGCGTTACCATTTGTTGAAACACAAGCTGGTGATATTGCTGCCTATATTCCAACAAACGTTATTTCCATTACAGACGGACAAATTTTCTTACAATCAGATCTATTTTTCTCTGGCGTTCGTCCAGCGATTAATGCTGGTTTATCCGTATCACGTGTTGGTGGTTCAGCACAAATTAAGGCGATGAAAAAAGTTGCAGGTACTTTGCGTTTGGACTTAGCTTCTTATCGTGAGTTACAAGCATTTGCGCAATTTGGTTCCGATCTGGATAAAGCGACACAGGCAAAACTAAACCGTGGAGAACGCACTGTAGAGATTTTAAAACAAGGATTGCATAAACCAATGGCTGTAGAAAAACAAGTTATGAGTATTTATGCACTCACTAAAGGGTTCCTTGATGATATTGCAGTAGAGGACATTCTTCGTTTCGAAGAAGAAATGAATACTTGGTTAGAGAATAATCGTAAAGAGCTTCTAACTTCCATTCGTGAGACTGGAAAATTACCTGATGAATCAGAAATGAACGAAGCTATTGAAGCTTTCAAGAAAACATTTTTGCCATCTGAAGGTTAA
- a CDS encoding F0F1 ATP synthase subunit delta: protein MSNETIAKRYADALFQLGQEKSLLEALTQELKVVKKAFQDNKDLYTFLMHPRISNAKKQQFLQDVFQQAHKEVVNILNLLVQRHRIDLLPAIIDHFIRLVNDAKGIAAATVYSVRALSEEECRELESSFAKRFDKQAIELTNIVDPSLIGGMKIRVGNTIYDGSVSGKLKRIERNIVTANK from the coding sequence ATGAGTAATGAAACAATAGCGAAGCGTTACGCGGATGCTCTTTTCCAACTTGGTCAAGAAAAGTCTCTACTTGAAGCGTTGACTCAAGAGTTGAAAGTAGTCAAAAAAGCTTTTCAGGACAATAAAGATCTTTATACATTCCTCATGCATCCACGTATTAGCAATGCGAAGAAACAACAATTTTTGCAAGATGTATTTCAACAGGCGCATAAAGAAGTGGTGAATATATTAAATCTGCTTGTGCAGCGTCATCGAATTGATTTACTTCCGGCAATTATTGATCATTTTATTCGGCTAGTAAATGATGCAAAAGGAATTGCAGCTGCAACCGTCTATTCTGTAAGAGCATTATCGGAGGAAGAATGTCGGGAATTGGAGTCAAGCTTTGCCAAGCGTTTTGATAAACAGGCAATCGAGCTAACAAATATTGTTGATCCTTCCTTAATCGGTGGCATGAAAATACGTGTTGGCAATACGATTTATGATGGCTCCGTTAGCGGTAAGCTGAAAAGAATTGAGCGAAATATTGTAACTGCAAACAAATGA
- the atpF gene encoding F0F1 ATP synthase subunit B, whose product MYSYIDVLSVGASVGGLRVIDMAIQLFFFLLLLYLVKKFAWGPVINMMQKREEYVANEIDAAEKSRADAEKASQEAQERLKQMKQEAQKIVDDAKEAGQKQEQEIIRAAREEANRLKESAQADIQNEKEKALQALQDKVASLSVLIATKVIEKEIDEKDQEKLINEYIKEVGEEL is encoded by the coding sequence GTGTATTCATACATCGATGTTTTATCCGTAGGTGCCAGCGTTGGAGGCTTAAGAGTAATCGATATGGCGATTCAATTATTTTTCTTCCTTCTTCTACTATACTTAGTAAAGAAATTCGCTTGGGGCCCAGTTATTAATATGATGCAAAAGCGTGAAGAATATGTAGCTAATGAAATAGATGCAGCTGAAAAAAGCCGTGCTGATGCTGAAAAAGCTTCTCAAGAAGCACAGGAACGCTTAAAGCAAATGAAACAGGAAGCACAAAAGATTGTGGATGATGCAAAAGAGGCTGGTCAAAAGCAAGAGCAAGAAATTATTCGAGCAGCTCGCGAAGAGGCTAATCGCCTTAAAGAATCTGCCCAAGCAGACATCCAAAATGAAAAAGAAAAAGCATTACAAGCATTACAGGATAAAGTTGCATCATTATCAGTATTAATTGCAACGAAAGTGATTGAAAAAGAAATCGATGAGAAAGATCAAGAGAAACTGATTAATGAGTACATTAAAGAGGTAGGAGAAGAGCTATGA
- the atpE gene encoding F0F1 ATP synthase subunit C — protein sequence MEALAAAIAIGLAALGAGLGNGMIVSKTVEGIARQPELKGSLQGTMFIGVALVEAIPIIAAVIAFMAIFM from the coding sequence ATGGAAGCTTTAGCAGCAGCAATAGCAATTGGTTTGGCAGCGTTAGGCGCTGGTCTTGGTAACGGGATGATCGTTAGTAAAACAGTAGAAGGGATTGCTCGTCAACCAGAATTAAAAGGTTCATTACAAGGTACAATGTTTATCGGGGTAGCACTAGTTGAGGCGATTCCTATTATCGCAGCGGTAATCGCATTTATGGCTATTTTTATGTAA
- the atpB gene encoding F0F1 ATP synthase subunit A, protein MNHTAPIAHDLFGISWFDVNLANLFMVAVSSAIVFILSVIASRKLQMRPTGLQNFMEWIVEFVKGIISDTMDWKTGKIFLPLGLTLITYILVSNLLGVATVGVIGHDLWWKSPTADATLTLTLSGMVILLTHFYGIKIQGMKHYLKGYVSPAPIMLPFKIIEEFTNTLTLGLRLFGNIYAGEVLLGLLVGLAGSNALGFLGAALPMLAWQGFSVFIGGIQAFVFTMLTMVYLSHKVSSDH, encoded by the coding sequence GTGAATCATACTGCGCCAATAGCACATGACCTATTTGGTATTTCCTGGTTCGACGTCAACTTGGCGAATCTTTTCATGGTAGCTGTTTCTTCAGCCATCGTGTTTATACTTAGTGTCATTGCAAGTCGAAAGTTGCAAATGAGGCCAACTGGTTTGCAAAATTTTATGGAATGGATCGTTGAATTCGTGAAAGGGATTATTAGCGATACCATGGATTGGAAAACCGGTAAAATATTCCTCCCGCTTGGTTTAACATTAATAACCTATATCTTAGTTAGTAATTTGCTAGGAGTAGCCACAGTAGGAGTAATTGGTCATGATTTATGGTGGAAATCGCCGACGGCTGATGCAACATTAACATTAACATTATCAGGTATGGTTATTTTATTAACCCATTTTTATGGAATCAAGATTCAAGGTATGAAGCATTATTTGAAAGGCTATGTTAGTCCTGCGCCAATTATGCTCCCTTTTAAAATTATTGAAGAGTTTACCAATACGTTAACGTTAGGTCTTCGTCTATTTGGTAATATTTATGCTGGGGAAGTGTTGTTAGGGCTGCTAGTAGGACTTGCAGGATCTAATGCTCTTGGTTTTCTAGGTGCAGCATTACCTATGCTTGCATGGCAAGGATTCAGTGTCTTTATTGGTGGAATTCAAGCCTTTGTATTTACAATGTTAACAATGGTGTATTTGTCTCATAAGGTGAGCAGTGACCATTAA
- a CDS encoding ATP synthase subunit I yields MSEYKIMVARQRKWMLYLLAIFVIGAGFTPYVQIFLGLLLGTSISFYNLYLLQKKVDLFGEAVTSNQKVKTLGTLSRMTAAILAILIAIRFDAYFHIIAVIIGLMTSYPVIMIDFALSNFKQSHKKEG; encoded by the coding sequence ATGTCGGAATATAAAATAATGGTTGCACGACAGCGGAAATGGATGCTCTATCTGCTTGCAATTTTTGTTATAGGAGCTGGCTTTACACCGTATGTACAGATCTTTCTTGGTTTGTTACTAGGCACATCTATCAGCTTTTATAACTTGTATTTACTCCAGAAGAAAGTAGATCTGTTTGGCGAGGCTGTGACGAGTAATCAAAAAGTAAAAACATTAGGAACACTATCGCGTATGACTGCCGCAATCCTTGCCATCTTAATTGCCATTCGGTTTGATGCCTACTTTCATATTATCGCTGTAATTATTGGATTAATGACATCTTATCCTGTCATTATGATAGATTTTGCTCTAAGTAACTTTAAACAATCGCACAAGAAGGAGGGGTGA